In Saccharomycodes ludwigii strain NBRC 1722 chromosome III, whole genome shotgun sequence, one DNA window encodes the following:
- the PAH1 gene encoding phosphatidate phosphatase PAH1 (similar to Saccharomyces cerevisiae YMR165C | PAH1 | Phosphatidic Acid phosphoHydrolase): MQYVGRAIDSVSKTWSSINPATLSGAIDVIVVQHSNGDLSCSPFHVRFGKFQILKPSQKKVEVIINGNPTAIPMKLNDNGEAYFVFETESGIYIPDDLLASPVVSASSSPFTSPVVEAKSGQEHNLEGNTSEITGLNTPPKDALDNKATYSAGASSTPADKTTMDDIDSNKNKSNITKELEEPDFLDINETQDTYANGTPGGKNSDSDTTNLISPPSSPHIKLQEKLDKIKIPTKIDNNTGDLLLDIEGYKSNKNKIHDSDEIVKQILIGEFDEDTISRMIKEDENGNIRINNQIFNCESSHNSDVGNNSNNANVSASSPKNAYISGNTGTVNNNANTSTSDMESIGTVSSNESMSNFTPATPTSKPHTGMSSKTYIKSIRLTSDQLKCLHLKLGSNDLAFSIDKGRSVLNAKLFVWKWYTPIVISDIDGTITKSDALGHVMTMIGKDWTHPGVAALFNDIYRNGYNIMYLTARSAGQADSTRSYLRCVDQNGYKIPEGPVILSPDRTFTALKREVILKKPEVFKMACLNDIRKLYLKDLIFEGEEMDEYSGEGENKSDDIPTPFIAGFGNRITDAISYRSVGIPRSRIFTINPDGEVHMELLELAGYKSSYLHINELVDHFFPPVDTRDEEYDTHYIKSITSDNGTNLYNNDHGDETRDNNGKFIDGYSIFDHGVFNSSFDDDSNKTNGSNTNNRTHTSEYQGKRGTLNDEELSGFVNGNNNNNNNNNNNLSNPFNTGINSNYNSNNNNINISDLKRSRMSLFRNKEEKFTDVNFWRDPIFELDDLSDISDADTNSQKEHSKTQENMGTGKDDVIQINSSGSDSSSNRRNLLKHTSTSADNIINKDIITKNEVSLSSNNTFKINTESVGNSQLLNNNTCINNQKTGIITDNSKNIYDNDKNLITPHIKTRSLSSGSCNSDKKLGQQIYLDLGSPLSSPRPKTVDGTDINYDSILNLDDLNKTLVVHDKLPATPTPMKTITHKSKTDNTSGNRNPNDKSECVNTQDILVHPTPFKSTTLLQTPNISVNTVNNKRKDRYGKNEGLIDHVNNGCGENSYMEEALYSNNNNNKSDTEDDDEFDDDEFED; encoded by the coding sequence ATGCAATACGTTGGTAGAGCTATTGATTCTGTATCTAAAACGTGGTCATCTATTAATCCAGCCACTTTATCTGGGGCAATTGATGTTATAGTAGTACAGCATTCAAATGGTGATTTATCATGTTCGCCCTTCCATGTTagatttggaaaatttcaaatattaaagCCTTCGCAAAAGAAGGTTGAAGTTATTATAAATGGAAATCCAACAGCTATTCCAATGAAATTGAATGATAATGGCGAAGCATATTTTGTGTTTGAAACTGAAAGTGGTATTTATATACCTGATGATTTATTAGCTTCTCCAGTTGTAAGTGCTTCCAGTTCGCCCTTTACTTCCCCCGTTGTTGAAGCAAAGTCAGGACAAGAGCATAACCTTGAAGGTAATACAAGCGAAATCACTGGGCTAAACACACCTCCCAAAGATGCTTTGGATAATAAAGCCACATATTCTGCCGGTGCTTCCAGTACTCCTGCAGATAAAACTACAATGGATGATATCGattctaataaaaacaaaagcaaTATAACGAAAGAATTGGAGGAGCCTGATTTCTTAGATATAAACGAAACGCAAGATACCTATGCCAACGGCACTCCAGGGGGTAAAAATAGTGATAGTGATACTACAAATCTAATTTCGCCGCCGAGTTCTCCTCACATAAAGTTGCAAGAAAAATTGgacaaaatcaaaataccTACCAAGATTGATAACAATACAGGTGATTTATTGTTAGATATAGAAGGGTACAAATcgaacaaaaataaaatacacgATTCTGATGAGATTGTTAAGCAGATTTTAATAGGGGAGTTCGATGAAGATACAATTTCTCGAATGATTAAAGAGGATGAAAATGGTAACATCAGAATAAATAATCAGATCTTCAACTGTGAGAGTAGTCACAATAGTGATGTGGGTAACAATTCTAATAACGCTAATGTTTCAGCTTCATCCCCTAAAAATGCTTATATATCTGGGAACACTGGTACCGTTAACAACAACGCCAATACCTCTACCAGTGATATGGAAAGTATTGGAACTGTTTCATCAAATGAATCGATGTCAAATTTCACGCCTGCCACCCCCACTTCGAAGCCACACACCGGCATGAGCTctaaaacatatattaaaaGCATTAGATTAACCTCAGACCAATTGAAGTGTTTGCATTTAAAACTCGGTTCTAACGACTTGGCTTTTTCTATAGATAAAGGTAGATCAGTATTGAATGccaaattatttgtttggaAATGGTATACACCAATAGTTATTAGCGATATCGATGGTACAATTACAAAGTCAGATGCATTGGGTCACGTTATGACCATGATTGGCAAAGACTGGACACATCCTGGGGTAGCAGCTTTATTTAACGATATATATCGTAATGGCTATAATATCATGTATTTAACTGCAAGAAGTGCTGGCCAGGCAGATAGCACCAGAAGTTATTTGAGATGTGTCGATCAGAATGGATATAAAATACCCGAAGGGCCAGTTATTTTATCCCCAGACAGAACATTTACTGCATTAAAAAGAGAAGTTATATTGAAGAAACCAGAAGTTTTCAAAATGGCATGTTTGAACGATATtagaaaattatatttgaaagatttaatatttgaagGTGAAGAGATGGATGAATATTCTGGAGAAGGTGAGAATAAGAGTGATGACATACCTACTCCTTTTATTGCTGGATTTGGTAATAGGATAACTGATGCAATTTCATATAGAAGTGTTGGTATTCCAAGATCGCgtatttttactattaatCCAGATGGTGAAGTCCATATGgaattattagaattagCAGGGTATAAAAGTTCATATTTACATATCAACGAATTAGTTGATCATTTTTTCCCACCAGTTGATACTAGAGATGAAGAATACGATACAcattatattaaaagtatTACCAGTGACAATGGTACTAAcctttataataatgatcaTGGTGATGAAACCCgtgataataatggaaaATTTATTGACGGGTATAGTATTTTTGATCATGGTGTATTTAATAGTTCCTTTGATGATGACTCTAATAAAACTAATGGTAGCAATACTAATAACCGAACTCACACTTCAGAATACCAAGGTAAAAGAGGTACACTAAATGACGAGGAATTAAGTGGTTTtgttaatggtaataataataataataataataataataataatctcaGTAATCCATTTAATACTGGTATAAACAGTAATTACaacagtaacaataataatatcaatatatCTGACTTGAAACGATCTAGAATGTCGTTGTTTCGAAAtaaggaagaaaaatttacaGACGTTAATTTTTGGAGAGACCCTATTTTTGAACTGGACGATTTAAGTGATATTTCAGATGCAGATACGAACTCTCAAAAGGAACATAGTAAAACACAAGAAAATATGGGTACTGGCAAGGATGACGTTATTCAGATTAACAGTAGTGGCAGCGATAGTAGTAGCAATCGTAGGAATTTACTTAAACATACAAGTACAAGTGCAGATAATATAATCAACAAGGATATAATTACTAAAAATGAAGTATCTTTGAGCTCAAATAACACATTCAAAATAAACACAGAATCTGTAGGTAATTCACAGTTGCTAAACAATAATACATGTattaataatcaaaaaactggtattattactgacaatagtaaaaatatttatgataatgataaaaatttaatcaCTCCACATATTAAGACAAGATCTTTATCCTCAGGGTCATGTAACAGTGATAAGAAACTGGGTCAGCAAATATATCTGGATTTAGGATCGCCATTATCTTCACCAAGACCGAAAACAGTTGATGGCACAGACATAAATTATGACTCTATCCTAAATCTTGATGATTTGAACAAGACTCTTGTTGTTCATGATAAATTGCCTGCTACACCAACACCAATGAAGACTATTACTCATAAGAGCAAAACTGATAATACATCAGGCAATAGAAATCCAAATGATAAATCAGAATGTGTAAACACACAAGATATATTAGTACATCCAACACCATTTAAGTCTACGACCCTGCTACAAACGCCAAATATTAGTGTGAATACTGTTAATAACAAGAGAAAAGATAGGTATGGGAAAAATGAAGGTTTGATAGATCATGTTAATAATGGATGTGGAGAAAATTCTTATATGGAAGAAGCTTTatattctaataataataataataaaagtgatacagaagatgatgatgaatttgatgatgatgaatttgAAGATTAG
- the MME1 gene encoding Mme1p (similar to Saccharomyces cerevisiae YMR166C | MME1 | Mitochondrial Magnesium Exporter) has protein sequence MLSSTSLIPRDFPEHHNHNLDSYQQTQNITFENNGNSNNGKDKGSKEPSPTLYDDANYSPIWHCVVAGGFGGAIGDTLMHSLDTLKTRQQATTTSTKTIKTLAAIKNGEHITFMSILRTEGITRGLYSGYTAAMLGSFPNAAIFFGTYESLKRAMIDKNGYNETFSHLTAGFMGDLVSSFIYVPSEVLKTRLQLQGRFNRKLFGYNGLRDAIYKIYKNEGLSAFFFGYKATLWRDLPFSALQFAFYEKFRQYATELEKISENDYNVEDHSKELSLISELATGAAAGGLAGILTTPMDVIKTRIQTSNEPVNKDNKVARCNNIDNLNLRKKSITTLSNTNIDNSTSLKSTSSMLRGLLNVYQSEGINGFFSGVGPRFVWTSIQSSVMLLLYQVCLKELNRVTARDKKLLC, from the coding sequence ATGCTTTCTTCAACTTCGTTAATACCGAGAGATTTTCCAGAGCATCACAACCACAACTTAGATTCTTATCAACAAACACAGAATATaacatttgaaaataatggtaatagcaataatggCAAAGATAAAGGTTCTAAAGAGCCCTCCCCAACATTATATGATGATGCTAATTATTCACCCATATGGCATTGTGTAGTAGCAGGAGGTTTTGGCGGTGCCATAGGCGATACGCTTATGCATTCCTTAGATACCCTTAAAACAAGACAGCAAGCTACAACAACAAGTACCAAGACTATTAAGACTTTGGCTGCTATAAAAAACGGCGAACATATTACTTTTATGAGTATTTTGCGTACAGAAGGGATAACGAGGGGGCTTTATAGTGGATATACAGCTGCAATGTTAGGTTCTTTCCCAAATGCAgctatattttttggtaCGTATGAATCATTGAAAAGAGCAATGATTGATAAGAATGGTTACAATGAAACATTTTCACATTTAACAGCCGGGTTTATGGGTGACTTAGTCAgtagttttatttatgttcCTAGTGAAGTGTTGAAAACGAGATTACAACTACAGGGAAGATTTAATAGGAAATTATTTGGTTATAACGGCTTACGAGATGCAATAtacaaaatttataaaaacgAAGGTCTGagtgcctttttttttggttataaAGCTACTTTGTGGAGAGATTTACCATTTAGTGCTCTACAATTTGctttttatgaaaaatttagaCAGTACGCTACAGAGCTTGAAAAAATCAGTGAAAATGATTATAATGTGGAAGATCATAGTAAAGAACTGAGTTTAATCTCTGAATTAGCAACAGGAGCGGCTGCTGGTGGCTTAGCTGGGATTTTGACAACACCGATGGATGTGATAAAAACAAGAATCCAAACAAGCAATGAACCTgtaaataaagataataaagttGCTAGGTGTAATAACATTGATAATTTGAACTTGAGAAAGAAAAGCATAACCACACTAAGCAATActaatattgataatagCACAAGTTTGAAATCCACCTCTAGTATGTTACGCGGTCTACTGAATGTGTACCAATCTGAGGGGATCAATGGGTTTTTCAGTGGTGTAGGTCCTAGGTTTGTATGGACTAGTATTCAAAGTAGtgtaatgttattattgtaccAAGTTTGTTTGAAAGAGTTAAATAGAGTAACCGCACGGGATAAAAAGCTTTTATGTTAA
- the QRI7 gene encoding putative N(6)-L-threonylcarbamoyladenine synthase (similar to Saccharomyces cerevisiae YDL104C | QRI7 | protein involved in threonylcarbamoyl adenosine biosynthesis) → MLTRNSLLRFTPQSGPPFIKKRRTNIFQKSIKTLAVETSCDDTCVAILEDNRILCNLKKTLSTVVQDGGIIPTKAHVHHQQSLAPLVREALTKANINNVSQDIDLICVTRGPGMPGSLSVGLDFCKGLSIGANNNNKSAPKLIGVHHMLGHLLIPLMFDPHIKFPLCSLLCSGGHTVFVYSHNYYTHEIICDTVDIAIGDSLDKCGRELGIRGNMIAKEMEKYITSNRNIINTNAQNIYQLPKPLSNKAGRKNVLAFSFAGYISAVRKMLSNVPVVKYPEFAYHIQETAFQHLIDKIKLSIELGKIKTNNTKNLQFVCSGGVGSNMRLRKKLEDQLPFKSFHYPPLDMCTDNAVMIGWAGMKLYESLNGVTTDLGATPLKKWSLPDLLKVDGWCHTNK, encoded by the coding sequence ATGCTCACTAGGAACTCACTACTGCGCTTTACACCACAATCGGGTCCtccttttattaaaaaaagaagaacaaacatatttcaaaaatcaataaaaacattagCAGTTGAAACATCTTGCGATGACACATGTGTGGCTATTTTAGAAGATAATCGCATACTGtgcaatttaaaaaaaactttgagTACCGTAGTCCAAGATGGCGGTATTATACCAACCAAAGCTCATGTACACCATCAGCAAAGTTTGGCTCCACTTGTACGCGAAGCTTTAACTAAAGCCAATATCAATAATGTTTCGCAGGATATCGATTTAATATGTGTTACTAGAGGCCCAGGTATGCCAGGCTCCCTATCTGTTGGTTTGGATTTTTGTAAAGGACTCAGCATTGGtgccaataataacaataaaagcGCTCCTAAACTCATTGGTGTTCACCATATGTTAGGTCATTTATTAATACCTCTAATGTTTGATCCTCACATTAAATTTCCATTATGTTCATTACTATGTAGCGGCGGCCATACCGTATTCGTATACTCTCACAATTATTACACGCACGAAATAATATGCGACACAGTCGACATCGCCATCGGTGACTCTTTGGATAAATGTGGTAGAGAATTGGGCATAAGGGGAAATATGATTGCTaaagaaatggaaaaatatatcactTCAAATAggaatataataaatacaaacGCACAAAACATATATCAATTGCCCAAACCTCTGAGCAATAAGGCTGGTAGAAAAAATGTCTTGGCATTTAGTTTTGCAGGCTATATTAGTGCAGTTCGTAAAATGTTGTCTAATGTGCCAGTGGTAAAATACCCTGAATTTGCCTATCATATCCAGGAAACAGCTTTTCAACATTTAAtcgataaaataaaattatccaTTGAACTAggcaaaattaaaactaacaataccaaaaatttacaatttGTCTGTTCAGGCGGTGTTGGTTCCAACATGAGactaagaaaaaaattagaggACCAATTACCATTTAAATCATTCCATTATCCTCCTCTAGATATGTGCACAGATAATGCTGTTATGATTGGATGGGCTGGTATGAAATTATATGAATCTTTAAATGGGGTAACAACTGACTTGGGTGCTACtcctttgaaaaaatggaGTCTGCCTGATCTTTTAAAAGTAGATGGGTGGTGTCatacaaataaatag